In Aminobacterium sp. MB27-C1, a single genomic region encodes these proteins:
- the mutY gene encoding A/G-specific adenine glycosylase, translating into MEKYATIKKELLFWFQYNKRDLPWRKTYAPYDVWISEIMLQQTQMDRVVPFFNRWIEYFPNLEALSKATEEEVLKCWEGLGYYSRARNILKAAKELRTMGFETVPPYEEILKKLPGIGPYTSGAILSIAYNLPYTAVDGNVRRVFSRLFNIESAISKNSSLQKIENFAKDMLAKDTPRDFNQALMELGALICIPKFPRCNECPLQKVCKAFQEGVQHERPVQKKRVRIEKKQATAEVLYYNGSILIRQRDTNGPWASLWELPWSFNSENTSKDELLITEINNIINHKLLKFKEIGSVNHTIMNTRIDLCGYFVILPHYIHLDYPYLWVSLQNLQKYTFQAGSRKLLNLFLSEKDIIPRIEG; encoded by the coding sequence ATGGAAAAATATGCCACTATAAAAAAAGAACTACTCTTTTGGTTTCAGTATAATAAACGAGATTTGCCTTGGCGTAAAACATATGCTCCTTACGACGTCTGGATTTCTGAGATAATGTTGCAACAAACTCAAATGGATCGCGTTGTTCCCTTTTTCAACCGCTGGATAGAATATTTTCCTAATCTCGAAGCTCTTTCAAAAGCAACAGAAGAAGAAGTTCTAAAATGCTGGGAAGGGCTTGGTTATTATTCTCGTGCTCGAAATATATTGAAAGCGGCCAAAGAACTACGAACTATGGGCTTTGAAACAGTACCACCCTATGAAGAGATACTGAAAAAGCTTCCTGGTATCGGGCCATACACTTCTGGAGCTATTTTAAGTATCGCCTATAATTTGCCATATACTGCTGTCGATGGGAATGTACGTAGAGTTTTTTCTCGACTATTCAATATAGAGAGCGCTATCTCAAAAAACAGCAGCCTTCAAAAAATTGAAAATTTTGCAAAAGACATGCTTGCCAAAGACACACCTCGTGATTTTAATCAAGCCCTTATGGAATTGGGAGCACTTATCTGCATACCCAAATTTCCACGTTGCAATGAATGTCCTCTTCAAAAAGTATGTAAAGCTTTTCAAGAAGGGGTACAGCATGAACGTCCCGTACAAAAAAAACGAGTTCGTATTGAAAAAAAGCAAGCGACTGCTGAAGTTCTTTATTATAACGGCAGTATATTAATTCGACAAAGAGATACAAATGGACCGTGGGCAAGCTTGTGGGAACTGCCATGGAGTTTTAACTCCGAAAACACATCAAAAGATGAACTTTTGATAACTGAAATAAATAACATTATCAATCATAAACTCTTAAAATTTAAGGAGATTGGTTCCGTAAATCATACAATAATGAATACACGTATTGACTTGTGCGGATACTTCGTTATTCTGCCCCACTATATTCATCTCGATTATCCTTACTTATGGGTTTCTTTACAAAATCTTCAAAAATACACCTTTCAAGCTGGAAGCCGAAAACTCTTGAACTTATTTTTATCAGAAAAAGATATCATCCCCCGAATCGAGGGATGA
- a CDS encoding radical SAM protein, which yields MEDYSRLLHNLHDKTILGINPPVFDFAYFDFWAKPLGLLYILETLRRQDNSVYLIDCIYEGRQTPKTYGRYKPLRKQVKKPLPYAHIPRKYYHFGMTKEAFIQRLSQIPTPDFIFLTSGMTYWYPGIQWCLKHIKEIFPHSPVILGGIYAQLCSEHAHSLGADGVQTKPLHIECSYPALDLYDKPEYGVLMTSWGCPLQCKYCASKILWPKYYQRPAEEIIQEISYQERIPSVHDMAFYDDALLINKEAHFYPLCNALRHHFPNLRFHTPNGLHVREIDEKCAKILFDTGFKTIRLSLESTDPVIQKASSGKVSEHQYVKAVENLLRAGYTHEDIETYILIGLPGQHFESVKKAIDFVHSFGAVAKTAEFSPIPGTAMFEISAKEHPELQDEPLYQNNTAYCGYISKDITPEELQILKDMAHRTPLEKK from the coding sequence ATGGAAGACTATAGCAGACTTTTACATAATCTTCACGACAAAACTATTTTAGGAATTAATCCTCCAGTATTCGACTTTGCTTATTTCGATTTTTGGGCAAAGCCACTGGGGCTTTTGTATATTTTGGAAACCCTCCGCAGACAAGATAATTCAGTCTACCTCATTGACTGTATTTACGAAGGCCGTCAAACACCTAAAACATACGGCAGATACAAACCTCTGCGAAAACAGGTAAAGAAACCACTTCCTTATGCTCATATACCGAGAAAATACTACCATTTTGGCATGACAAAAGAAGCTTTTATTCAGAGATTATCTCAAATCCCCACCCCTGATTTTATCTTTCTCACATCAGGAATGACATATTGGTATCCAGGAATTCAATGGTGCTTGAAACACATAAAAGAGATATTTCCACATTCCCCTGTAATACTTGGAGGTATATACGCCCAGCTTTGTTCTGAACACGCGCACTCTCTTGGAGCAGATGGAGTTCAAACAAAACCACTCCATATTGAATGTTCTTATCCAGCCCTCGACCTATATGACAAGCCTGAATACGGAGTCCTTATGACATCGTGGGGCTGCCCATTACAGTGTAAATATTGCGCATCGAAAATACTCTGGCCCAAGTACTATCAACGACCGGCAGAAGAGATTATACAGGAGATTTCTTATCAGGAAAGAATTCCTTCTGTTCATGATATGGCTTTTTACGACGATGCTCTTCTCATTAACAAAGAAGCTCATTTTTATCCGTTATGCAATGCCTTACGACATCATTTTCCTAACCTCCGTTTTCACACACCCAATGGGCTACACGTAAGAGAAATTGACGAAAAATGCGCAAAAATATTATTTGATACGGGATTTAAAACTATACGCTTAAGTCTAGAAAGCACTGACCCTGTTATACAAAAAGCTAGTTCAGGGAAAGTTTCAGAGCATCAATACGTCAAAGCTGTAGAAAACCTACTCAGGGCAGGATATACTCATGAAGATATTGAAACATATATTCTCATAGGTTTACCTGGACAACATTTTGAAAGTGTTAAAAAAGCCATAGATTTTGTACATTCCTTTGGGGCTGTTGCTAAAACGGCGGAATTCTCTCCTATTCCTGGAACAGCAATGTTCGAGATCAGCGCCAAAGAGCATCCTGAATTACAAGACGAACCTCTTTATCAAAATAATACAGCCTACTGCGGATACATTTCTAAGGATATAACTCCAGAGGAGCTTCAAATATTAAAGGACATGGCCCATCGAACACCTCTAGAGAAAAAATAA
- the rarD gene encoding EamA family transporter RarD: MGRIDFERGFLAALAALVSWGLLPIYWKQLEGLAPLQILCHRIIWSLLFVMLIITMQKKWGAVRKTFKSPKLILLLMISGLTIGANWFVYIWAVNSDRVIEASLGYYVNPLVSVFLGVIFLKEKLGSLQWMAIFLATAAILYQIIHIGVVPLAALSLAFTFGFYGLIRKIAEVESLVGLFIETLFLILPASFYLFVYLSDVPFLAGQTSMQNIWLIGTGVITSLPLIGFAYGARRLPLSFLGIMQYIPPTLSFLLGYFLYKEPFTMPQFITFICVWIALVMFTVDNVRQWRKIQRSNRRVV; the protein is encoded by the coding sequence ATGGGACGTATAGATTTTGAACGGGGATTTTTAGCTGCACTTGCAGCCCTTGTATCTTGGGGATTGCTCCCTATTTATTGGAAACAGTTGGAAGGTTTGGCCCCCCTGCAGATTTTGTGTCATCGTATTATCTGGTCTCTTCTTTTTGTTATGCTTATAATCACAATGCAGAAGAAATGGGGAGCTGTTCGCAAGACCTTTAAATCTCCCAAACTTATTTTGCTACTTATGATAAGCGGACTCACGATTGGAGCAAATTGGTTTGTTTATATTTGGGCCGTTAATTCTGATAGAGTGATTGAAGCAAGTTTGGGGTATTACGTTAATCCTCTTGTGAGCGTATTTCTAGGAGTAATTTTCCTTAAAGAAAAACTGGGGAGTCTTCAATGGATGGCAATTTTTCTTGCAACAGCTGCCATTCTCTATCAAATTATTCATATCGGTGTAGTTCCTCTTGCTGCTTTGAGTCTTGCCTTTACCTTCGGTTTTTATGGCTTAATACGCAAAATAGCAGAAGTGGAATCTTTGGTGGGGCTTTTTATAGAAACCTTGTTTTTAATTCTGCCAGCTTCATTTTATCTTTTTGTGTATCTTTCTGATGTTCCCTTTCTTGCAGGTCAAACTTCAATGCAGAATATATGGCTTATAGGGACTGGCGTTATAACGTCTTTACCTCTTATTGGCTTTGCCTATGGTGCGCGTCGTTTGCCTTTGAGCTTCTTGGGGATTATGCAATATATACCTCCCACACTATCGTTTTTGTTGGGGTATTTCCTTTACAAAGAACCTTTTACTATGCCTCAGTTCATTACTTTTATCTGTGTATGGATTGCTTTAGTGATGTTTACAGTCGATAATGTTAGACAATGGAGGAAAATTCAACGTTCTAATCGACGTGTTGTATAA
- a CDS encoding acyl-[acyl-carrier-protein] thioesterase yields MYEESLHIRFFEVDGHSMLKIGPIFNYLQDMADKDASRMEMSIPQLMEKGYTWVLHRYHLSMIRYPKLDEALSIRTWHSPYKNLYSLRAFEMTTSFGEVLAKATTSWIIINYSTKRPMRLDRHVTSQYYKEIIPFEFDFSSLSPLERIDLEDIYPVRIRDLDINNHVNNAVYVEWAAETVPTNILQSMRPSEIDVIFKEQLTYGEKAVVQTQKEKTASNVFDHVILRESDAREITRIRTSWKNMPL; encoded by the coding sequence ATGTATGAAGAATCATTACATATACGTTTTTTCGAAGTAGACGGCCATAGTATGCTTAAAATAGGGCCTATCTTTAACTACCTTCAGGATATGGCAGATAAAGATGCCTCTCGAATGGAGATGTCGATTCCTCAGCTCATGGAAAAAGGGTATACATGGGTTCTTCATCGTTATCATCTCTCTATGATCCGATATCCCAAACTTGATGAAGCTCTCTCAATCAGGACATGGCATTCCCCATACAAAAATCTTTATTCCCTTCGAGCCTTTGAAATGACAACTTCTTTCGGCGAGGTTTTAGCAAAAGCAACAACCTCTTGGATAATTATAAATTATTCTACAAAACGTCCTATGCGGCTAGACCGTCATGTAACATCCCAATATTATAAAGAAATTATTCCTTTTGAATTTGATTTTTCTTCCTTGTCTCCTTTAGAAAGAATAGACCTTGAAGATATTTACCCCGTTCGAATTAGAGACTTGGACATTAATAATCATGTGAATAACGCCGTTTATGTCGAATGGGCAGCAGAAACCGTTCCAACAAATATATTACAATCAATGCGTCCTTCTGAAATTGATGTCATTTTTAAGGAACAGCTTACATACGGCGAAAAGGCTGTTGTTCAGACACAAAAGGAAAAAACCGCATCTAACGTTTTCGATCACGTAATTTTAAGGGAGTCTGATGCCCGCGAAATAACGCGGATTCGTACGTCATGGAAAAATATGCCACTATAA
- a CDS encoding diguanylate cyclase: MKVLVAEDDVTSRFMLKSLLEKWGYDVITASNGEEAWHILREENAPKLAVVDWMMSGLEGPDICKKLRVLEEEKKHSTYTYVIMLTVRDEKENILAGLEAGADDYITKPFDAQELRLRVGVGKRIVDLQEALRFYADHDPLTGLLNRRAIFERLDHEMARSRRENRALSVAILDVDHFKQVNDTYGHLAGDDVLRETALRIQDQLRKYDVVGRYGGEEFLIVLPGVALGEALKIAERVRKNIVKTTFGEKEILLSASLGVAEYDKISGVDEIIFASDTALYKAKKRGRNQVGA; encoded by the coding sequence ATGAAAGTTTTAGTGGCGGAAGATGATGTAACATCACGATTTATGCTCAAATCTCTTTTAGAGAAGTGGGGGTACGATGTTATAACAGCTTCTAATGGCGAAGAAGCTTGGCATATTTTACGCGAGGAAAACGCTCCTAAACTTGCTGTTGTAGATTGGATGATGTCAGGCTTAGAAGGGCCGGATATTTGTAAAAAGCTAAGGGTGCTTGAAGAGGAGAAAAAGCACTCTACATATACATATGTCATAATGCTTACTGTTCGAGATGAGAAAGAGAACATTTTGGCGGGGCTTGAGGCAGGAGCTGATGACTATATTACAAAGCCATTTGATGCCCAAGAACTTCGTTTGCGTGTTGGTGTAGGAAAGAGAATTGTCGATTTACAGGAGGCTCTTCGTTTTTACGCAGATCACGATCCACTTACTGGGCTTTTAAATCGACGTGCAATATTTGAACGTCTTGATCATGAAATGGCTCGTTCAAGGCGTGAAAACCGTGCTTTGAGTGTGGCAATATTAGATGTCGATCACTTTAAGCAAGTTAATGATACATATGGTCATCTCGCGGGGGATGATGTACTTAGAGAAACGGCGTTGCGGATACAAGACCAGCTGCGTAAGTATGATGTAGTTGGCCGTTATGGAGGAGAAGAATTTTTAATAGTTCTTCCAGGCGTAGCACTTGGAGAAGCTTTGAAAATTGCAGAGCGAGTTCGAAAAAATATTGTAAAAACCACCTTCGGAGAAAAGGAAATTTTGCTTTCTGCTAGTTTAGGCGTGGCAGAGTACGATAAAATATCAGGAGTGGATGAGATTATATTTGCTTCCGATACGGCTCTCTATAAAGCAAAAAAGAGGGGGCGTAATCAAGTAGGAGCGTAG
- a CDS encoding ATP-binding protein, which translates to MTPYDKIKALEKKINDLTSERNTVQQVLEAAVSSAGFTSGLSRSIDIKTILEQTAARVRSFIRIKGVAFYLFSEDGLDFPCYYCDPDRFLPFIEREKEVLIEDHTIAWTIDRNRPIILSSSQNEEHILLHTIMSQGRSLGLLIGILDEDPSQILDISYAFLTVALNSTASILRDAEYYRLIQNLNEELKQKVAKLEQSEQQLELAVHAKDRFLANVSHEIRTPMNAILGMARLLLDSNLAEEPQEMTRIIFKEAESLLHLINDILDFSKIEAGKIEMERVPFSVNRLVKESLKGIQPLMEQKCIDLRLSIDKDVPPICVGDPSRIRQVLSNLLSNALKFTHKGYIALSISLPEDNGFTHKLAFRIEDTGVGIPENQFSKLFHSFTQIDASTSRKYGGTGLGLAIAKELIELMGGEIGVESRVGKGSVFWFTIPFEQVEDGSVEFVTEEEHFTDEVLPMQPLDKRFKILVVEDSETNRRVAVGFLNKIGCDADAVESGKEALEALSQKTYDLILMDIQMPEMDGIETTQRIRMGFDDGTYRKIPIIAMTANAQASERERCLRDGLMDGYLTKPVMLHELSSVLRKNLRQKDKIVFHKERLLERLANDQNLLVEIIKSFRRDLPSLQKSLKEAIDKEDCQQISRVAHTLRGAALNVGADEIAYEAERLEKNEALSLSMEDVKKNWLEVDQAILIFMKGTEEPDYLLK; encoded by the coding sequence ATGACACCCTACGACAAAATAAAAGCTTTAGAGAAGAAGATAAATGATCTTACCAGTGAAAGAAACACTGTTCAGCAGGTGCTTGAGGCTGCTGTTAGTTCTGCTGGTTTTACATCGGGATTAAGTCGTTCTATTGATATTAAAACTATTCTTGAACAGACTGCAGCTCGAGTTCGTTCTTTTATTCGAATTAAGGGAGTGGCTTTTTATCTTTTTTCAGAAGATGGTCTCGATTTTCCTTGTTATTATTGTGATCCAGATAGATTTTTACCCTTTATAGAGCGAGAAAAAGAGGTTTTGATAGAAGATCATACAATAGCATGGACTATTGACAGAAACAGGCCCATAATACTTTCGTCATCTCAAAATGAAGAACATATATTGCTTCATACGATCATGAGCCAAGGGCGTTCTTTAGGCTTATTGATTGGAATTCTTGATGAGGATCCATCTCAAATTTTAGATATATCATATGCGTTCTTAACGGTAGCGTTGAATTCCACTGCAAGTATCTTGCGTGATGCTGAGTATTATCGGTTGATTCAAAATTTAAATGAAGAACTTAAACAAAAAGTTGCTAAGCTGGAACAGTCTGAACAGCAATTGGAATTGGCAGTTCACGCTAAAGACCGTTTTTTAGCAAATGTAAGTCACGAAATTCGAACCCCAATGAATGCGATTCTTGGCATGGCACGTCTTTTACTTGATTCAAATCTTGCTGAAGAGCCTCAAGAAATGACACGTATTATCTTTAAGGAAGCAGAGAGTTTACTTCATCTTATAAATGATATTCTTGATTTTTCGAAAATAGAGGCTGGAAAAATAGAGATGGAGCGAGTTCCTTTCAGCGTTAATAGACTTGTAAAAGAGAGCTTAAAGGGAATTCAGCCTCTTATGGAACAAAAATGTATCGATCTTCGTTTGTCTATAGATAAGGATGTGCCTCCTATATGTGTAGGAGATCCGAGTCGTATTCGTCAAGTTCTTTCAAACTTACTCAGTAACGCTTTGAAATTTACCCATAAAGGATATATTGCCCTTAGTATTTCTTTGCCAGAAGACAATGGATTTACACATAAGCTTGCTTTCAGAATAGAAGATACCGGCGTTGGCATCCCAGAGAATCAATTTTCCAAGCTATTCCATTCCTTTACTCAGATTGATGCTTCTACAAGCAGAAAATATGGAGGAACGGGATTGGGGCTTGCAATTGCTAAAGAGTTAATTGAGCTTATGGGAGGAGAGATCGGAGTAGAGAGCCGGGTGGGAAAAGGCTCTGTATTTTGGTTTACTATACCTTTTGAGCAGGTCGAAGATGGAAGTGTCGAATTTGTAACAGAAGAGGAGCATTTTACGGACGAAGTATTACCGATGCAACCGCTAGACAAGCGGTTTAAAATTCTAGTCGTAGAGGATTCAGAAACAAACAGAAGAGTTGCAGTTGGTTTTTTAAATAAAATCGGCTGTGATGCAGATGCAGTAGAAAGTGGAAAAGAAGCACTTGAGGCTCTTTCCCAAAAAACGTACGATTTAATACTTATGGATATTCAAATGCCAGAAATGGATGGCATAGAGACAACTCAGAGAATACGAATGGGGTTTGATGATGGGACATATAGAAAAATTCCTATAATAGCGATGACTGCTAATGCGCAGGCAAGTGAAAGAGAGCGTTGCCTACGTGATGGGCTTATGGACGGGTATCTTACTAAACCAGTAATGCTTCATGAGTTATCCTCTGTTTTGAGAAAAAACTTGAGACAAAAGGATAAGATTGTTTTTCATAAAGAAAGGTTACTTGAACGGCTAGCAAATGACCAGAATTTGTTAGTTGAAATAATAAAGTCGTTCAGAAGAGACCTTCCATCTCTTCAAAAGTCTTTGAAAGAAGCTATAGATAAGGAAGATTGCCAGCAAATTTCTCGAGTTGCTCACACGTTGCGAGGTGCCGCTCTTAATGTAGGTGCAGATGAAATTGCATATGAAGCTGAAAGATTAGAAAAAAATGAGGCGTTATCCCTTTCTATGGAAGATGTGAAAAAAAACTGGTTAGAAGTGGATCAGGCGATACTTATTTTTATGAAAGGTACAGAGGAGCCTGATTATTTACTCAAATGA
- a CDS encoding MTH1187 family thiamine-binding protein — MGKVIAELVVVPLGTGTPSVSHYVADVEKVLATFNLKRLLTPMGTILEGDLDEVLKAVRAVHEIPFKNGALRVSTSLKIDERRDKELTMEGKIQSVEEKLK, encoded by the coding sequence ATGGGAAAAGTTATTGCAGAACTGGTAGTCGTTCCCTTGGGAACAGGAACCCCCAGCGTAAGTCATTATGTTGCTGATGTGGAAAAGGTTCTTGCTACATTTAACTTAAAACGCCTTTTGACGCCGATGGGAACTATTCTTGAAGGAGACCTTGATGAGGTACTCAAAGCCGTACGAGCTGTACATGAAATTCCTTTCAAAAATGGGGCATTACGAGTCTCTACATCATTAAAAATAGATGAACGTCGGGACAAAGAACTCACTATGGAAGGTAAAATACAATCAGTAGAAGAAAAGTTAAAATAA
- a CDS encoding DUF1576 domain-containing protein: MFKFVKKKEPLQHIRYGPYVGMCIYCFLFIAFAFITTSPSDIFKGLLAIIQDPDYLISDYIGVGGIGAAFFNSGLLTLFMVVLLFLSGTQITGISIAALLTVSGFALFGKNILNVWPILAGVYLFSKHQKEPFSRYIYIALFGTALAPLVSLLLFGDLFSALPIRLIASILIGLSIGIILPPLSTAFLRFHQGYNLYNVGFVAGALGTVYVSILRSYGLLVESRIIWTTGNNLLFGSFLIILFSTLIIFSFFLPRWNRIKWIMGYSGRAVSDFVILEGWGSALFNMGLMGIITTFYIIAIRGNLNGPTIGGILTVVGFSAFGKHPRNTIPVLAGIILGAATKHWSLAEPAIQLAALFGTTLAPISGEFGWKYGLLAGFVHSSVVLNVGILHSGFNLYNNGFSGGLVAAVLLPLIETFAGGENKNET, encoded by the coding sequence TTGTTCAAATTCGTCAAGAAAAAAGAACCCTTGCAGCACATACGTTATGGCCCATACGTAGGAATGTGCATTTACTGCTTCCTGTTCATTGCTTTTGCTTTTATCACAACTTCCCCCAGCGACATATTCAAAGGCTTGCTTGCTATCATTCAAGATCCAGACTACCTCATAAGTGACTACATCGGTGTAGGGGGAATAGGCGCTGCCTTTTTTAACAGCGGTCTATTGACTTTATTCATGGTCGTTCTTCTTTTCTTGTCAGGCACCCAAATAACCGGAATTTCTATTGCTGCACTACTTACTGTATCAGGTTTTGCCCTATTCGGGAAAAACATACTGAATGTATGGCCAATATTGGCAGGGGTGTACCTTTTCTCAAAACATCAAAAGGAACCTTTCTCTAGATATATTTACATAGCGCTTTTTGGAACAGCCTTGGCTCCCCTCGTGAGCCTTCTCTTATTTGGAGACTTGTTCTCAGCATTACCTATTCGTCTTATTGCAAGTATCTTAATAGGACTCTCCATAGGCATTATTCTCCCTCCTCTTTCCACTGCCTTTCTACGTTTTCACCAGGGGTACAACCTCTATAACGTAGGTTTTGTGGCAGGTGCTCTCGGAACAGTATATGTTTCTATTTTGCGCTCATATGGTCTTTTAGTTGAATCCCGAATTATATGGACTACTGGCAACAATCTTCTTTTTGGCAGCTTTCTCATCATACTTTTTTCAACGCTTATTATCTTTTCTTTCTTCTTACCCCGATGGAACAGAATAAAGTGGATTATGGGGTATAGTGGAAGAGCAGTTTCAGATTTTGTAATCCTAGAAGGATGGGGCTCCGCTCTTTTTAATATGGGCCTTATGGGGATAATAACAACTTTCTACATTATTGCTATCAGGGGAAATCTTAACGGCCCCACTATTGGGGGGATTCTTACAGTTGTAGGTTTTAGCGCTTTTGGGAAACACCCACGAAATACAATTCCCGTGCTTGCCGGAATTATTTTGGGTGCAGCAACGAAACATTGGAGCCTTGCTGAACCAGCTATACAACTTGCAGCTCTCTTTGGCACTACTCTTGCACCTATAAGCGGTGAATTCGGATGGAAATACGGACTTCTTGCCGGTTTTGTTCATTCATCTGTCGTTTTAAATGTCGGTATACTCCATTCTGGATTTAACCTTTACAATAATGGCTTTTCAGGTGGACTAGTTGCCGCTGTGCTACTTCCATTAATCGAAACCTTTGCCGGAGGTGAAAATAAAAATGAAACATGA
- a CDS encoding HDOD domain-containing protein → MGIVSIGNLEEGMVLKDDVYAPNGRFILGQGTVLRAKYIKMFKIWGVNEADINGVDDQEIILKRVVEEEKQQRAELEVRSYFPEEDLWTPEMRELFDLRVSRESTLLDFPSEYEKEYGKKTEVVILDFDNLSLSRPSLQELLTSQVRLFSLPDIYFKIRDVLNSPVSSAIHIAKVVGTDPSLTVRLLRLVNSSFYGFPSPIQSVSRAVAIVGTNELTTLALAISTMSVFKHIPADLVDMKSFWKHSIMCGIFSRLLAYMKRVPSEERFFLAGLLHDIGRVVLYTKLPQHMTFAIREARAKKIPLLETERKYLGFDHADLGRMLLQQWNIPEPIRVLVGSHHRPLEAENIEEASIICVADVLANAVRLGTSGNFVVPAPSHDVWEQLELSQGSLESILVQGERQIAEIMKIFLVA, encoded by the coding sequence ATGGGGATCGTGAGTATTGGTAATCTCGAAGAGGGAATGGTTCTCAAAGATGATGTATATGCTCCTAACGGTCGTTTTATTCTTGGTCAAGGGACGGTTCTCCGAGCTAAATACATTAAGATGTTTAAAATATGGGGTGTTAACGAAGCAGATATCAATGGGGTAGACGATCAGGAAATTATTCTGAAGCGAGTTGTAGAAGAAGAAAAACAACAGAGGGCAGAGCTTGAAGTCCGTTCATATTTTCCTGAAGAAGATTTATGGACACCAGAGATGAGAGAGCTTTTTGACTTACGTGTGTCCAGAGAATCTACTTTACTTGATTTCCCATCTGAGTATGAAAAAGAATATGGAAAAAAGACAGAAGTAGTTATCCTTGATTTCGATAATTTAAGTTTGTCTCGCCCTTCTCTACAAGAATTACTAACAAGCCAGGTTCGGCTTTTTTCTCTTCCCGATATCTATTTTAAAATTAGAGATGTTCTTAACTCTCCTGTAAGTTCGGCAATTCATATAGCTAAAGTTGTTGGTACAGATCCCAGTCTGACAGTTCGACTTTTACGGCTGGTGAACAGCTCTTTTTATGGTTTCCCTTCTCCGATTCAATCTGTTTCTCGGGCTGTTGCCATTGTAGGAACCAATGAACTTACCACTCTTGCTCTTGCTATCTCTACCATGAGTGTTTTTAAACATATTCCAGCTGATCTTGTTGATATGAAGTCTTTTTGGAAGCACTCTATAATGTGTGGAATTTTCTCTAGATTATTGGCTTATATGAAGCGTGTGCCATCTGAAGAGCGTTTTTTTCTAGCAGGATTATTGCATGATATAGGACGCGTTGTTTTGTATACAAAACTGCCGCAGCATATGACATTTGCCATAAGGGAGGCCAGGGCGAAAAAAATACCTCTTCTGGAAACAGAGAGGAAATATCTTGGCTTTGACCATGCCGATTTAGGGCGAATGTTGCTTCAACAATGGAATATCCCAGAACCTATACGTGTACTGGTAGGAAGTCATCACCGTCCTCTTGAAGCAGAGAATATAGAGGAGGCTTCTATCATTTGTGTTGCGGATGTTTTGGCTAATGCAGTTCGCCTTGGGACAAGCGGTAACTTTGTTGTTCCTGCGCCTTCTCATGACGTGTGGGAGCAACTAGAACTTTCGCAAGGATCTCTTGAAAGCATTCTCGTACAAGGAGAGAGACAAATAGCAGAAATTATGAAAATATTTTTGGTGGCGTAA